In a genomic window of Leisingera caerulea DSM 24564:
- a CDS encoding sugar O-acetyltransferase produces MSRTERQKMQAGEWYCCLDSELSVLRHQARAAVRQHNTAPPDPAENLSPPLAALFAAHGENCLIEAPFHCAYGINITLGNNVYMNAGCTILDTAPVTIGDRTMLGPNVQIYCAQHHKDKDLRAKGLEIAHPVTLGSDVWIGGGAIILPGVAIGDGAIVGAGAVVTKDVDAGQTVTGNPARHRQM; encoded by the coding sequence ATGAGCAGAACCGAACGGCAGAAAATGCAGGCGGGCGAGTGGTACTGTTGCCTGGACAGCGAACTGTCGGTGTTGCGCCATCAGGCCCGCGCCGCGGTGCGTCAGCATAATACCGCGCCGCCCGATCCGGCTGAAAATCTCAGCCCGCCGCTGGCCGCGCTCTTTGCCGCGCACGGCGAAAACTGCCTGATCGAGGCGCCGTTTCACTGCGCCTATGGCATCAACATCACCCTTGGAAACAACGTCTATATGAACGCGGGCTGCACCATTCTGGACACCGCACCCGTGACCATCGGCGACCGCACCATGCTGGGGCCGAATGTGCAGATCTACTGCGCCCAGCACCACAAGGACAAAGACCTGCGCGCAAAGGGCCTGGAAATCGCACATCCTGTCACCCTCGGATCGGACGTCTGGATCGGCGGCGGCGCGATTATCCTGCCCGGCGTCGCCATCGGCGATGGCGCCATTGTCGGCGCCGGCGCTGTGGTGACCAAGGACGTCGACGCAGGCCAGACCGTCACCGGCAATCCCGCCCGGCACCGGCAGATGTAA
- a CDS encoding ABC-F family ATP-binding cassette domain-containing protein produces MARIPLLQMSGISLTFGGDPVFSNLDLVVQPGDRVALVGRNGSGKSTLMKVMAGLVEADTGDIVVPPGKSVGYMEQDPKMEGFATLGDFAASELDPGEMYKVERAGEGLKFDPARPVETASGGERRRAALAKLMAEAPDLMLLDEPTNHLDIEAITWLENELKATRAAFVLISHDRAFLRALTRATLWVDRGEVRRQEKGFEHFEAWRDKVWDDEDMQRHKLNRLIKSESRWAVEGISARRKRNMGRVRALQDLKAERSAQIKRQGAAEMALEAGPKSGRKVIEAEGLSKAFGGKQIVKDFSLKVQRGDRVAFVGPNGAGKTTLLKMLLGMEEPDAGSVQLGTNLEIALFDQTRDQLDGDSTLWENLTADPLLGISGKADQVMVRGQPKHVVGYLKEFLFDERQARAPVRSLSGGEKARLLLARLMARSSNLLVLDEPTNDLDVETLDLLQELLDNYDGTVLLVSHDRDFLDRVATTTIAMEGNGRATAYAGGWSDYIAQRGPLDTAERPEKVKTAKAKPKQESQPKDGLSFKEKHRLDALPGEIERLEAEIGKLQELMADPELFTREPVKFKKATEALVERQEKLAAAEEEWLELEEKAGG; encoded by the coding sequence ATGGCACGTATTCCTCTTTTGCAGATGTCCGGCATTTCCCTCACCTTTGGGGGCGATCCGGTTTTTTCGAACCTCGATCTGGTGGTGCAGCCCGGCGACCGGGTGGCGCTGGTGGGCCGCAACGGCTCGGGAAAATCCACGCTGATGAAGGTGATGGCGGGGCTTGTTGAAGCGGACACTGGCGATATCGTGGTGCCGCCGGGCAAATCCGTGGGCTACATGGAACAGGACCCGAAGATGGAGGGGTTTGCGACCTTGGGCGATTTTGCCGCCAGCGAACTGGACCCCGGCGAGATGTACAAGGTGGAGCGCGCGGGCGAAGGGCTGAAATTCGATCCTGCACGGCCGGTGGAAACCGCCTCTGGCGGCGAGCGGCGGCGCGCCGCACTGGCCAAACTCATGGCGGAAGCGCCGGACCTGATGCTGCTGGACGAGCCCACGAACCACCTGGACATCGAGGCGATCACCTGGCTGGAGAATGAGCTGAAGGCGACCCGCGCGGCGTTTGTGCTGATCTCCCACGACCGGGCCTTCCTGCGGGCGCTGACCCGCGCGACGCTATGGGTCGACCGCGGCGAGGTGCGCCGGCAGGAGAAGGGGTTTGAGCATTTCGAAGCCTGGCGCGACAAGGTCTGGGATGACGAGGATATGCAGCGCCACAAGCTGAACCGGCTGATCAAGTCGGAAAGCCGCTGGGCGGTGGAGGGCATCTCGGCCCGCCGCAAGCGCAATATGGGCCGGGTGCGGGCCCTGCAGGACCTGAAGGCGGAACGCTCTGCCCAGATCAAGCGGCAGGGCGCGGCGGAGATGGCGCTGGAAGCCGGGCCGAAGTCCGGGCGCAAGGTGATCGAGGCAGAAGGCTTGAGCAAGGCGTTCGGCGGCAAGCAGATCGTCAAGGATTTCTCGCTGAAGGTGCAGCGCGGCGACCGGGTGGCCTTTGTCGGTCCGAATGGCGCGGGCAAGACCACGCTCTTGAAGATGCTTTTGGGGATGGAAGAGCCGGATGCGGGGTCCGTGCAGCTGGGCACCAATCTGGAAATTGCCCTGTTCGATCAGACACGTGACCAGCTGGATGGCGATTCGACCCTGTGGGAGAACCTGACCGCCGATCCCTTGCTGGGGATTTCCGGCAAGGCCGATCAGGTGATGGTGCGCGGCCAGCCCAAGCATGTGGTGGGCTACCTCAAGGAATTCCTGTTCGACGAGCGCCAGGCGCGGGCGCCGGTGCGGTCGCTGTCGGGCGGCGAGAAGGCGCGGCTGTTGCTGGCGCGGCTGATGGCGCGGTCCTCGAACCTGCTGGTTTTGGATGAACCGACCAACGATCTGGATGTGGAGACGCTGGACCTGCTGCAGGAGCTCTTGGACAATTATGATGGCACCGTGCTGCTGGTCAGCCACGACCGGGATTTTCTGGACCGGGTGGCGACCACCACCATTGCGATGGAAGGCAACGGGCGGGCCACGGCCTATGCCGGCGGCTGGAGCGATTACATCGCGCAGCGCGGCCCGCTGGACACTGCGGAGCGGCCTGAGAAGGTGAAAACTGCGAAGGCAAAGCCCAAGCAGGAGAGCCAGCCCAAGGACGGTCTCAGCTTCAAGGAAAAGCACCGGCTGGACGCGTTGCCGGGCGAGATCGAGCGTCTGGAGGCGGAGATCGGCAAGCTGCAGGAGCTGATGGCGGATCCGGAGCTGTTCACCCGCGAGCCGGTGAAGTTCAAGAAAGCCACCGAGGCGCTGGTGGAGCGGCAGGAAAAGCTGGCGGCGGCCGAGGAGGAATGGCTGGAGCTGGAGGAAAAGGCCGGGGGCTGA
- the tyrS gene encoding tyrosine--tRNA ligase, with amino-acid sequence MTYTPKSDFVAVMMERGFLADCTDYQGLDEALLQGVRPAYIGFDATAKSLHVGSLIQIMMLRWFQKTGHQPITLMGGGTTKVGDPSFRADERPLLTEAQIDENIAGIKKVFSAYIDYDSDAPNKALMLNNAEWLDDLNYLEFLRDIGRHFSVNRMLSFESVKSRLDREQSLSFLEFNYMILQAYDFMELNRRYGCILQMGGSDQWGNIVNGIDLTRRVIDHEVYGLTSPLLTTSDGKKMGKTAEGAIWLNAEMRSPYEFWQFWRNTTDADVGRFLKLYTELPVEECERLGALAGSEINAAKVILANEVTTLCHGRGAAAAAEATAREVFEKGGVGDDLPTLSLSPADLGDGISIVQLIVKSGLAKSGKDAKRLIAEHGAKIDDQPLTDAGLMIDAGALSSPIKLSAGKKRHALVRLDS; translated from the coding sequence ATGACCTACACACCGAAATCGGATTTCGTCGCAGTCATGATGGAACGCGGGTTCCTCGCGGACTGCACCGATTATCAGGGCCTGGACGAAGCCCTGCTGCAAGGTGTGCGCCCGGCCTATATCGGCTTTGACGCGACAGCAAAGTCGCTGCACGTCGGCTCGCTGATCCAGATCATGATGCTGCGCTGGTTCCAGAAGACCGGCCACCAGCCGATCACCCTGATGGGCGGCGGCACCACCAAGGTGGGCGACCCCTCCTTCCGCGCCGACGAACGCCCTCTGCTGACCGAAGCGCAGATCGACGAGAACATCGCAGGCATCAAAAAGGTGTTCTCCGCCTACATCGACTATGACTCTGACGCGCCGAACAAGGCGCTGATGCTGAACAACGCCGAATGGCTCGACGATCTGAACTACCTGGAATTCCTGCGCGACATCGGCCGCCACTTCTCGGTGAACCGGATGCTGTCGTTCGAAAGCGTGAAATCCCGCCTCGACCGCGAACAGTCGCTCAGCTTCCTCGAATTCAACTACATGATCCTGCAGGCCTATGACTTCATGGAACTGAACCGCCGCTACGGCTGCATCCTGCAGATGGGCGGCTCGGATCAGTGGGGCAATATCGTCAACGGCATCGACCTGACCCGCCGGGTGATCGACCATGAGGTCTACGGCCTCACGTCGCCGCTCTTGACCACTTCGGACGGCAAGAAGATGGGCAAAACCGCCGAAGGCGCGATCTGGCTCAACGCGGAAATGCGCAGCCCGTATGAATTCTGGCAGTTCTGGCGCAACACCACCGATGCGGACGTGGGCCGCTTCCTCAAGCTCTACACCGAGCTGCCGGTCGAGGAATGCGAGCGCCTGGGCGCCCTGGCGGGCTCCGAGATCAACGCCGCCAAGGTGATCCTTGCCAATGAGGTGACCACCCTGTGCCACGGCCGCGGCGCGGCGGCAGCGGCAGAGGCCACCGCGCGCGAGGTGTTCGAGAAGGGCGGCGTCGGTGACGACCTGCCGACCCTCAGCCTGTCTCCCGCCGATCTGGGCGACGGCATCTCAATCGTGCAGCTGATCGTGAAGTCCGGCCTCGCCAAATCCGGCAAGGACGCCAAGCGCCTGATTGCGGAACATGGCGCCAAGATCGACGACCAGCCGCTGACCGACGCGGGCCTGATGATCGACGCGGGCGCGCTGTCCTCGCCGATCAAGCTGAGCGCCGGCAAGAAGCGCCACGCCCTGGTGCGGCTGGATAGCTGA
- a CDS encoding GNAT family N-acetyltransferase encodes MFDSTPDPDMPAAATARPKPRPLQQSPEFARALMACGQDPLMLGGMLVLHRRLPAGLRLAMVNRADLRDPAPLMAALREHGLGRTPLILSPDAPAPHLARLGAVPLVTPAHAALWDLTRDPDQRRAALHQKWRNRLKHGEAQNLRLTRQNLPHDVRHWLFQADAKQQSARGYRSWPIGLTLAYARENKGQAKLFQAFEGKDPVAAILILTHGSTATYHIAHTTRRGKQLSAHTLLLWEAASWLATKGICQLDLGLINTEDAAGLARFKLGTGARLHRLGGTWGLWPPLGLLLRPLALLDRRLMAG; translated from the coding sequence ATGTTCGACAGCACCCCCGATCCTGATATGCCCGCCGCGGCAACCGCCCGCCCGAAACCCCGCCCGCTGCAGCAATCGCCGGAATTCGCCCGGGCGCTGATGGCCTGCGGCCAGGACCCTCTGATGCTGGGCGGTATGCTGGTGCTGCACCGCCGCCTGCCCGCCGGGCTGCGGCTTGCGATGGTGAACCGGGCGGACCTCCGCGATCCCGCCCCGCTGATGGCCGCGCTGCGTGAACACGGCCTCGGCCGGACCCCGCTGATCCTGTCGCCGGACGCCCCGGCGCCGCATCTCGCCCGCCTCGGCGCAGTGCCGCTGGTCACCCCCGCGCACGCCGCACTTTGGGATCTGACCCGCGATCCGGACCAGCGCCGCGCCGCTCTGCATCAGAAATGGCGCAACCGGCTGAAACACGGCGAGGCGCAGAACCTCCGCCTCACCCGCCAGAACCTGCCGCATGATGTGCGCCACTGGCTGTTCCAGGCCGACGCAAAACAGCAATCCGCCCGCGGCTACCGCAGCTGGCCCATCGGCCTCACCCTCGCCTACGCGCGTGAGAACAAGGGCCAGGCGAAACTTTTCCAGGCGTTTGAGGGCAAGGATCCGGTGGCCGCCATCCTGATCCTCACCCACGGCAGCACTGCCACCTATCACATCGCCCACACCACCCGCCGCGGCAAACAGCTCAGCGCCCATACGCTGCTGCTGTGGGAGGCTGCCAGCTGGCTTGCCACCAAGGGCATCTGCCAGCTGGACCTGGGCCTCATCAATACTGAGGACGCCGCGGGCCTGGCCCGGTTCAAGCTCGGCACCGGCGCCCGGCTGCACCGGCTGGGCGGCACCTGGGGCCTGTGGCCGCCGCTTGGCCTGCTGCTGCGCCCCCTCGCACTGCTGGACCGCCGCCTGATGGCGGGCTGA
- a CDS encoding fatty acid desaturase, whose product MDHTRLIKSLPPGTKAALTARSNAAGLRHLALYLAALAACTAGIALKAPLWPLLLLPQGVLLVFLFTLSHECTHQTPFRSKWLNEAAGHFCALAIALPFTWFRYFHLAHHKYTNDPDRDPELEHGPRPATMAQWLGYLSGWGYWRGMGATLWRNAFGTIEAPYLPRRRHADMRLEARLLLLIYAAALLTLLASPLVLWLWILPLLIGQPVLRAYLLAEHGLCPAVANMLENSRTTFTNRIVRFVAWNMPYHAEHHAFPNVPFHQLPALHGIARDYLKSTSDGYAEFTGNYLRRLSR is encoded by the coding sequence ATGGACCACACGCGCCTGATCAAATCGCTGCCGCCCGGGACCAAGGCCGCCCTGACCGCCCGCTCCAACGCGGCGGGCCTGCGTCACCTGGCCCTCTACCTGGCCGCGCTGGCAGCCTGCACTGCGGGGATCGCGCTGAAAGCCCCGCTTTGGCCGCTTTTGCTGCTGCCGCAAGGAGTGCTGCTGGTGTTTCTCTTCACGCTCAGCCACGAATGCACACACCAGACGCCTTTCCGCAGCAAATGGCTGAATGAGGCAGCGGGCCACTTCTGCGCGCTTGCCATCGCCTTGCCCTTCACTTGGTTTCGCTATTTTCACTTGGCGCATCACAAATACACCAATGACCCGGACCGCGACCCGGAGCTTGAACACGGCCCCCGCCCCGCGACCATGGCGCAATGGCTCGGATACCTCAGCGGCTGGGGCTACTGGCGCGGGATGGGGGCAACCCTTTGGCGCAACGCCTTCGGGACAATCGAAGCCCCCTACCTGCCCCGGCGCCGCCACGCGGACATGCGGCTGGAAGCCCGGCTGCTGCTGCTGATCTACGCCGCCGCGCTGCTGACCCTGCTGGCCTCGCCGCTGGTGCTATGGCTGTGGATCCTGCCGCTGCTGATCGGGCAACCGGTCCTGCGGGCGTATCTTCTGGCCGAACATGGCCTGTGCCCGGCAGTTGCCAACATGCTGGAGAACTCCCGCACCACTTTCACCAACCGGATCGTGCGGTTTGTGGCCTGGAACATGCCCTATCACGCCGAGCACCACGCCTTCCCGAACGTGCCGTTCCATCAGCTGCCCGCCTTGCACGGCATTGCCCGGGACTATCTGAAGTCCACTTCGGACGGCTACGCCGAATTCACCGGCAACTACCTCCGCCGGCTTTCCCGCTGA
- a CDS encoding endonuclease/exonuclease/phosphatase family protein, whose product MPKTPPPDTLRIATYNIQKCIGMDLRRRPERILQVLAGLGADVAVLQEADKRLPPRPAALPHFLIEETGWQAADLGGAGSLGWHGNAVLFRNGVRLQAKGHIALPGLEPRGAVWVLLETDVGPVRVIGAHLGLTGRARREQMHALARAAEADDAAVVLAGDFNEWSRSQVLEHIAPALTFLPPKASFPALRPLGALDRIAHCRRLEAVAHGVHGARPAHIASDHLPVWADLRAV is encoded by the coding sequence ATGCCGAAGACACCCCCGCCGGACACCCTGCGGATTGCCACCTACAACATTCAGAAATGCATCGGCATGGACTTGCGGCGGCGGCCGGAGCGCATCTTGCAGGTGCTGGCCGGGCTGGGCGCGGATGTTGCGGTGCTGCAGGAGGCCGATAAGCGCTTGCCGCCGCGCCCTGCGGCGCTGCCGCATTTCCTGATCGAGGAGACCGGCTGGCAAGCGGCGGATCTGGGCGGCGCGGGGTCCTTGGGCTGGCATGGCAATGCGGTGCTGTTCCGCAACGGCGTGCGGCTGCAGGCCAAAGGTCATATCGCGCTGCCGGGGCTGGAGCCGCGCGGCGCAGTCTGGGTGCTGCTTGAGACGGACGTGGGGCCGGTGCGGGTGATCGGCGCGCACCTGGGGCTGACCGGCCGGGCCCGGCGCGAGCAGATGCATGCCCTGGCCCGGGCGGCGGAGGCGGATGATGCCGCAGTGGTGCTCGCAGGTGATTTCAACGAATGGTCGCGTTCCCAGGTGCTGGAGCATATCGCCCCGGCACTGACGTTTCTGCCGCCCAAGGCGAGTTTTCCGGCGCTGAGGCCGCTGGGGGCTCTGGACCGGATCGCCCATTGCCGGCGGCTGGAGGCGGTGGCGCACGGCGTGCATGGTGCGCGGCCGGCGCATATTGCCTCTGACCATTTGCCTGTCTGGGCGGATTTGCGGGCAGTCTGA
- a CDS encoding anhydro-N-acetylmuramic acid kinase, which produces MSKAIGKSGAVRALGAMSGTSLDGVDAAVVITDGARIHGFGESSYREYTAQERSVLRAGLGKWTGPEVEAAAEVCDTAHAAALAAFKDVEIIGFHGQTLAHAPRRQGTLQVGDGAALAQRLGKPVVWDFRSGDVALGGEGAPLAPFFHFACAKYIGAAKPLCFLNLGGVGNLTYVDPRFDKPEEPGALLAFDTGPANAPVNDLVQERLGIPWDADGKVARSGQVETGALELFLAEPYFARMPPKSLDRNDFAEMVRLVNELSDADAAATLIAMCAAAVAQGMEHCPEPPEAVLVTGGGRHNPVLMEMLRVSLGCPVKPVEDAGLDGDMLEAQAFAHLAVRVARGMPTSAPGTTGVSACVGGGVVSVPEE; this is translated from the coding sequence ATGAGCAAGGCCATAGGAAAATCGGGTGCGGTGCGGGCGCTGGGCGCGATGAGCGGCACCTCGCTGGACGGGGTGGATGCAGCTGTTGTGATAACAGACGGCGCGCGCATTCACGGGTTTGGCGAAAGCAGCTACCGCGAATACACCGCGCAGGAGCGCAGCGTGCTGCGCGCAGGCCTGGGCAAATGGACAGGGCCGGAGGTGGAGGCCGCGGCAGAGGTCTGCGACACGGCCCATGCAGCGGCGCTGGCAGCGTTCAAGGACGTGGAGATTATCGGCTTTCACGGCCAGACCCTGGCCCATGCGCCGCGGCGGCAGGGCACGCTGCAGGTGGGCGATGGCGCTGCCCTGGCACAGCGCCTGGGCAAGCCGGTGGTCTGGGATTTCCGCTCCGGCGATGTGGCGCTGGGCGGTGAGGGTGCGCCGCTGGCGCCGTTTTTTCATTTTGCTTGCGCGAAATACATCGGTGCCGCGAAGCCTCTTTGTTTCCTGAACCTCGGCGGGGTCGGCAACCTTACCTATGTGGACCCGCGGTTTGACAAGCCGGAGGAGCCGGGGGCGTTGCTGGCGTTTGACACCGGGCCTGCCAATGCGCCGGTCAATGATCTGGTGCAGGAGCGGCTGGGCATTCCCTGGGACGCGGATGGTAAGGTGGCACGCTCCGGCCAAGTGGAAACCGGTGCTCTGGAGCTGTTCCTGGCAGAGCCGTATTTTGCACGAATGCCGCCCAAGTCGCTGGACCGGAACGATTTTGCCGAAATGGTCAGGCTGGTCAACGAGCTGAGCGACGCGGATGCCGCGGCGACCCTGATTGCCATGTGCGCCGCCGCGGTCGCGCAAGGCATGGAGCATTGCCCGGAGCCGCCCGAGGCGGTGCTGGTCACTGGCGGCGGGCGGCACAACCCGGTGCTGATGGAGATGCTGCGGGTGTCGCTCGGCTGCCCGGTGAAGCCGGTGGAGGATGCAGGCCTGGACGGCGACATGCTGGAGGCGCAGGCCTTTGCCCATCTGGCGGTGCGGGTCGCGCGCGGGATGCCGACGTCGGCCCCTGGCACCACCGGTGTCAGTGCCTGCGTGGGTGGCGGGGTGGTGAGCGTGCCGGAGGAGTGA
- a CDS encoding cupin domain-containing protein — protein MNADQIIRHLNLTQHPEGGWYKETWRAANAGRPTGTCIYFLLKAGEHSHWHRVDAAEIWLYHAGAPLVLSMAATEEGPAEDHLLSPDLAQGAPQLIVPEGHWQAARTTGDYTLVSCTVSPGFQFEGFELAAPGFDIPRG, from the coding sequence ATGAACGCAGATCAAATCATCCGGCACCTGAACCTGACGCAGCACCCTGAGGGCGGCTGGTACAAGGAGACCTGGCGGGCCGCGAATGCAGGCCGCCCCACAGGCACCTGTATCTATTTCCTGTTAAAGGCCGGCGAGCACAGCCACTGGCACCGTGTCGACGCTGCCGAGATCTGGCTCTACCATGCAGGCGCGCCGCTGGTTCTGTCGATGGCCGCAACGGAGGAAGGCCCCGCTGAGGACCATCTGCTGAGCCCGGACCTGGCCCAGGGCGCACCGCAGCTGATTGTCCCGGAGGGCCACTGGCAGGCGGCGCGCACCACTGGGGACTACACGCTGGTCAGCTGCACCGTCTCCCCCGGTTTCCAGTTCGAGGGTTTTGAGCTGGCCGCGCCCGGGTTCGACATCCCCCGCGGCTGA
- a CDS encoding protein adenylyltransferase SelO, translating to MTLMIPFDNTYAALPGQFYSKLPPQPVKAPRLVAFNEDLARVLGLTPGGTAEMAEVFGGNRVPEGADPLAQLYAGHQFGTYNPQLGDGRAILLGETEGTDGKRRDIQLKGSGRTPYSRGGDGRAWLGPVLREYVVSEAMHALGIPTTRALAAVETGETVWREGGLPGAVLTRVAASHLRVGTFQIFAARGDKASLRQLTDYAVARHYPEAEGPMGLLSAVRDAQSELIAAWMGVGFIHGVMNTDNFSISGETIDYGPCAFMDIYHPHTVFSSIDRGRRYAYANQPAIAVWNLAQLATALIQQMDDPQEGVEAATEIVHAMPALTEAAWLRRFRAKLGITTAQEGDLELITSLLGRMAENQSDFTNTFRALTEGKARSQFTDPAAFDSWAEGWQARLEGEPDPHAVMRGANPAFIPRNHRIEEMIASAAAGDYALFHRLNAVLAKPFDDQPDHADLQRPPKPEEVVQATFCGT from the coding sequence ATGACACTCATGATCCCTTTCGACAACACATATGCCGCCCTGCCGGGGCAGTTCTACTCCAAACTGCCGCCGCAGCCGGTCAAGGCGCCCAGGCTGGTGGCGTTCAACGAAGACCTGGCGCGGGTCCTGGGGCTCACCCCTGGCGGGACGGCGGAGATGGCGGAAGTGTTCGGCGGCAACCGGGTGCCGGAGGGGGCCGATCCGCTGGCGCAGCTCTACGCCGGGCATCAGTTCGGCACCTATAATCCGCAGCTTGGCGACGGGCGCGCGATCCTGCTGGGGGAGACGGAGGGCACCGACGGCAAGCGCCGCGACATTCAGCTGAAAGGCTCCGGGCGGACGCCCTATTCCCGGGGCGGTGACGGGCGCGCCTGGCTGGGGCCGGTGCTGCGCGAATATGTGGTGAGCGAGGCGATGCACGCGCTTGGCATCCCCACCACAAGGGCGCTGGCGGCGGTGGAAACCGGCGAGACCGTCTGGCGCGAGGGCGGCTTGCCCGGTGCGGTGCTGACCCGGGTGGCGGCCAGCCATCTGCGGGTGGGCACCTTCCAAATCTTCGCCGCCCGCGGCGACAAGGCAAGCCTGCGGCAGCTGACAGACTATGCGGTTGCGCGCCACTACCCGGAGGCGGAAGGCCCGATGGGGCTGCTCAGCGCGGTGCGCGATGCGCAGTCGGAGCTGATTGCTGCCTGGATGGGGGTCGGCTTCATCCACGGGGTGATGAATACCGACAATTTCTCCATCTCGGGTGAGACGATCGACTATGGGCCTTGCGCCTTCATGGATATTTATCACCCCCACACGGTGTTTTCCTCGATCGACCGGGGTCGGCGTTATGCCTATGCCAACCAGCCTGCGATTGCGGTCTGGAACCTGGCGCAGCTGGCCACTGCGCTGATTCAGCAGATGGACGACCCGCAGGAAGGTGTCGAGGCGGCGACAGAGATCGTGCACGCGATGCCCGCGCTGACCGAGGCCGCCTGGCTGCGGCGCTTCCGCGCCAAGCTGGGGATCACCACGGCGCAGGAGGGCGACCTGGAGTTGATTACCTCCCTGCTGGGGCGGATGGCGGAGAACCAGAGCGATTTCACTAATACCTTCCGGGCGCTGACTGAAGGCAAGGCGCGCAGCCAGTTCACGGACCCTGCCGCCTTTGACAGCTGGGCAGAGGGCTGGCAGGCGCGGCTGGAGGGGGAGCCGGATCCGCACGCGGTGATGCGCGGTGCCAACCCGGCGTTTATCCCGCGCAACCACCGGATTGAGGAAATGATCGCCAGCGCGGCGGCCGGTGACTATGCCCTGTTCCACCGGCTGAACGCTGTGCTGGCTAAGCCTTTCGACGACCAGCCGGACCACGCGGATCTGCAGCGCCCGCCGAAGCCTGAGGAAGTGGTGCAGGCGACGTTCTGCGGCACCTGA
- a CDS encoding SDR family NAD(P)-dependent oxidoreductase has protein sequence MKLADTAAVITGGASGLGEATARYFAEQGAQVTILDRDTERGPQVAEEIGGHFAQTDVTSEESVAAAMARAVDKMGKITACVNCAGIAIGAKTVGKEGAHPLDAYKRTIDINLVGTFNVARLAAVEIAKNEPDADNARGVIINTASIAAFDGQKGQAAYAASKGGVAGMCLPMARDLASSGIRVMTIAPGIFMTPMLAGLPEEVQQQLAADVPNPARLGDPREYGRLAGFIVEMGYLNGEVIRIDGALRMR, from the coding sequence ATGAAACTTGCAGACACCGCGGCCGTGATCACCGGCGGCGCTTCGGGCCTGGGTGAGGCCACCGCGCGCTATTTTGCCGAACAAGGCGCCCAGGTCACCATCCTCGACCGCGATACCGAACGCGGCCCCCAGGTTGCGGAAGAGATCGGCGGCCATTTCGCCCAGACCGACGTGACCAGCGAGGAGTCGGTTGCCGCAGCCATGGCCCGCGCAGTGGACAAGATGGGCAAGATCACCGCCTGCGTGAACTGCGCGGGCATCGCCATCGGCGCCAAGACCGTCGGCAAAGAGGGCGCACACCCCTTGGATGCCTACAAGCGCACCATCGACATCAATCTGGTCGGCACCTTCAACGTCGCCCGTCTGGCCGCCGTCGAGATCGCCAAGAACGAACCGGACGCTGACAACGCCCGCGGCGTGATCATCAACACCGCCTCCATCGCGGCCTTCGACGGCCAAAAGGGCCAGGCCGCCTATGCCGCCTCCAAGGGCGGCGTCGCGGGCATGTGCCTGCCGATGGCGCGCGATCTGGCGTCCTCCGGCATCCGGGTGATGACCATCGCGCCCGGCATCTTCATGACCCCGATGCTGGCGGGCCTGCCGGAAGAGGTGCAGCAGCAGCTGGCCGCCGACGTTCCCAACCCCGCCCGCCTGGGCGATCCGCGCGAATACGGCCGCCTTGCCGGTTTCATCGTCGAGATGGGCTACCTCAACGGCGAGGTCATCCGCATCGACGGCGCCTTGCGTATGCGCTGA